The Roseiconus lacunae genome has a segment encoding these proteins:
- a CDS encoding sensor histidine kinase, with product MDDHNRFVIDAEFSPVPLLLVAADGVIEKSNRRLDELFGYERGELHGQQLEILVPRNVRRYHEELRNAFFEIPTSRQMGAGRDLFGVHKDGSLVPVEIGLDHLTMNHRPMVLATVLDIRERKSREAFISRALNAASSAMIQVNEKGIIELTNHRAGTMFRYQPDQLLGMSIELLVPERYRRKHPVYRTGYLSDHSSRGMGVGRDLYGLRSDGSEFPVEITLTPIHLPGGHSTMATVLDITDRKAREDRIRDSHAQLKQLNEELAQFAYSASHDLKSPLTSVLGLLHLCQVDIESDALHEVRHNLDKCVDLVQLLADRIENTLQLAQADSVAAEWTELDVESHLPSIWADLRPASVRLETQWGHSKPVHTVPARFTTIVENLLSNAIKFRDTGQSAPFVRVITEQMPGEFRLKVVDNGIGIAAEHFDRVFKPFERVAESMIAGSGLGLAISLKNAQQLDGTLEVKCENGVTIFTLTLPQPETSFQ from the coding sequence ATGGATGATCACAACCGGTTTGTGATTGATGCGGAGTTCAGTCCGGTTCCGCTGTTGCTGGTGGCAGCCGATGGCGTGATCGAAAAATCAAATCGCAGGCTTGACGAGTTGTTCGGCTACGAACGCGGCGAGCTTCACGGGCAGCAATTAGAAATCTTGGTGCCTAGAAATGTGCGTCGCTACCACGAGGAGCTTAGAAACGCGTTCTTCGAGATCCCCACCAGTCGTCAGATGGGAGCCGGACGCGATCTATTTGGAGTTCACAAGGACGGATCACTGGTCCCCGTCGAAATCGGGCTCGATCATCTGACGATGAACCACCGCCCGATGGTGCTCGCGACAGTCCTTGATATCCGAGAGCGGAAGAGTCGTGAGGCATTTATCAGTCGAGCACTCAACGCCGCATCGAGCGCGATGATCCAAGTCAACGAGAAGGGGATCATCGAGCTTACAAACCATCGCGCCGGGACGATGTTTCGCTATCAACCGGATCAACTTCTGGGGATGTCAATCGAGTTGTTGGTCCCAGAGCGTTATCGTCGCAAGCATCCCGTGTATCGAACGGGCTATCTTTCCGACCACAGTTCACGCGGCATGGGGGTCGGGCGAGATTTGTACGGCTTGCGGAGTGACGGGAGCGAATTTCCCGTGGAGATTACCTTGACCCCGATCCACTTGCCTGGCGGTCATTCGACGATGGCAACCGTGCTTGATATCACCGATCGAAAGGCTCGAGAAGATCGGATTCGAGACAGCCATGCGCAGCTAAAGCAACTTAACGAAGAGCTCGCCCAATTTGCCTACAGCGCTTCGCATGACTTGAAGTCGCCACTCACGTCGGTTCTCGGGCTGCTTCATTTGTGTCAAGTTGATATCGAAAGCGACGCGCTACACGAAGTTCGCCATAATTTGGACAAGTGTGTTGATTTGGTACAATTGCTAGCGGACAGGATTGAAAATACACTGCAACTCGCACAAGCCGATTCGGTGGCAGCCGAGTGGACTGAATTGGACGTTGAGTCTCATCTGCCCTCGATTTGGGCGGACCTTCGGCCCGCGTCAGTTCGCTTAGAAACCCAGTGGGGACATTCGAAACCGGTACACACGGTGCCAGCTCGGTTTACAACGATTGTCGAGAACCTGCTTTCCAATGCGATTAAATTTCGGGATACCGGTCAGTCCGCTCCCTTCGTGAGGGTCATTACGGAGCAGATGCCGGGAGAATTTCGGTTGAAAGTGGTCGATAATGGCATTGGAATTGCTGCGGAGCATTTTGACAGGGTTTTTAAACCATTCGAGCGTGTCGCAGAAAGTATGATTGCGGGGAGCGGTCTGGGCTTGGCGATCTCTTTAAAAAACGCCCAGCAGCTCGATGGAACCTTGGAGGTCAAATGCGAAAATGGAGTGACCATTTTTACCCTGACCCTTCCTCAACCAGAAACAAGTTTTCAATAG
- a CDS encoding response regulator, which translates to MAIPIVVVDDSEHDRYLAKRVIEMLDYDIDVVEFRAGDHFLEKFTDAKSREIEIGTTPPPILVLLDINMPRLDGFDVLSAIKDHFGAESNREVIVSMYTSSSFEDDVERAHGYDFVKDYVIKPLSKSDAQRLVDKHCLNISG; encoded by the coding sequence ATGGCAATTCCGATCGTTGTGGTCGATGACAGCGAACATGATCGATACCTCGCCAAACGCGTCATTGAGATGCTCGATTATGACATCGACGTTGTGGAGTTTCGTGCGGGCGATCATTTTCTGGAAAAGTTCACCGATGCGAAGTCTCGGGAGATTGAAATTGGCACAACACCGCCGCCAATTCTCGTACTCCTCGACATCAACATGCCGCGTCTGGATGGGTTCGACGTCTTATCAGCAATCAAAGATCACTTCGGTGCTGAATCGAATCGGGAAGTGATCGTGAGCATGTACACGTCGTCCAGTTTCGAAGACGATGTGGAACGAGCCCATGGTTATGATTTTGTCAAAGACTATGTCATCAAGCCGCTCTCAAAGTCGGACGCGCAACGCTTAGTTGACAAGCACTGTTTGAACATCAGCGGCTAA
- a CDS encoding Gfo/Idh/MocA family protein codes for MKRRRFLVSAAATVAAPAIVRGQNLNSRVQIAGIGCDGKGYSDLSEMHGHQKTKLVAFCDVDLARTQRIAKLSPDAPVFQDFREMLAKQGEKIDAVTVSTPDHMHAFIGIEAMRQGKHCYCQKPLTHNVWEARQMSMLAKQSGLITRLGNQIHSHQFYRTAAHAVQNGAIGKVNEVHSWCSATGHGKSFHIDRPKTNAAIPSTLDWDKWLGVAQERPFGEWKVYHPWGWRDWQDFGNGALGDFGCHILDPVFTALNIKKAPTSITADHSGMNEEVWPAQNTVRYVFPGNEMTVGNTLNVTWYDGGRQPSHRGTGFPSDHAFPKSGSILIGEKATMVIPHVGACYLSNAASLQELPGQNHYHGWVDGILSGEQPSDGFEYGGPLTEAVLLGNVAVRFRGQALQWDGQAMEFPNHPDANRYLKRDYRAGWEITPVAPTVAG; via the coding sequence ATGAAGCGCCGTCGTTTCTTAGTCAGTGCCGCCGCGACCGTGGCAGCTCCTGCGATTGTTCGTGGCCAGAATCTCAATTCAAGAGTGCAGATCGCCGGCATTGGGTGCGATGGTAAAGGCTACTCGGACCTTAGCGAAATGCACGGCCATCAGAAGACGAAATTGGTGGCGTTTTGTGATGTGGATCTTGCGCGAACGCAGCGGATTGCAAAGCTCAGTCCCGACGCACCCGTGTTCCAAGATTTTCGTGAGATGCTCGCCAAGCAAGGGGAGAAAATTGATGCCGTTACGGTTTCAACACCCGATCATATGCACGCGTTCATCGGGATCGAAGCGATGCGTCAGGGCAAGCATTGCTATTGCCAAAAACCACTCACGCATAACGTTTGGGAAGCACGACAGATGAGCATGTTGGCCAAGCAAAGTGGCTTGATCACGCGGCTTGGCAATCAGATCCATTCGCATCAATTTTACCGTACCGCCGCACATGCGGTTCAAAATGGTGCGATCGGCAAGGTAAACGAAGTTCACAGTTGGTGTTCGGCGACAGGGCACGGAAAGTCATTCCACATCGATCGCCCGAAGACGAACGCGGCGATCCCGAGCACGCTCGACTGGGACAAATGGCTCGGGGTTGCCCAGGAACGCCCGTTCGGCGAATGGAAGGTCTATCATCCATGGGGCTGGCGAGACTGGCAGGATTTTGGCAACGGGGCTCTCGGCGATTTCGGATGCCATATTCTTGATCCAGTTTTCACGGCCCTGAATATCAAGAAGGCTCCGACAAGCATCACTGCCGATCACAGCGGTATGAACGAAGAAGTTTGGCCGGCCCAAAACACCGTTCGGTATGTATTTCCCGGAAATGAGATGACCGTCGGGAACACTCTTAATGTCACTTGGTACGACGGTGGTCGGCAACCGAGCCATCGTGGCACCGGCTTTCCCTCCGACCACGCGTTTCCCAAAAGTGGCTCGATATTGATCGGCGAAAAAGCAACGATGGTCATCCCACACGTCGGCGCGTGTTATCTAAGCAACGCGGCGTCGTTACAAGAGCTCCCCGGTCAGAATCATTACCACGGCTGGGTCGACGGGATATTGTCCGGCGAACAACCATCGGATGGATTTGAATATGGCGGGCCGCTAACCGAAGCTGTCTTATTAGGAAACGTTGCCGTTCGGTTTCGCGGTCAAGCGTTGCAATGGGATGGGCAAGCGATGGAGTTCCCAAACCATCCGGATGCCAATCGGTATCTGAAACGCGATTATCGCGCCGGCTGGGAAATTACACCCGTCGCGCCGACCGTGGCTGGGTAG